One window from the genome of Salmo salar chromosome ssa25, Ssal_v3.1, whole genome shotgun sequence encodes:
- the LOC106586045 gene encoding G-protein coupled receptor 183-like, whose protein sequence is MSTNISVDPVDFNTSDTNQMCDVFVYQRAALIIFPIFYCLVFLISLCGNSLVLYVTCQKKQKFNSTSLYLVNLAVSDALFTLALPGRVTYYIRQFDWPFGDLLCRLATMLFFSNTYSGIAFMTCISLDRYLAMVHPHRLQYLRSVKVVRGVCCLVWLLVSLETAPLLFRTMLHDHRGRRTCMEYFTFEGSRSTPYLLLLACTVSFCLPLLVIIVCYTRINLKLSRTAKQNPLTGRSGRSRRANNIILLILLTFVLCFSPYHLNIMQFMLRKMLGQPKCDEMRAFKVSLQVTVSMMNLNCCLDPVIYFFAIKTYKQRVMSLFKGYLSTPAPFSKTATVNNSSSNT, encoded by the exons ATGTCTACCAACATCTCTGTGGACCCGGTGGATTTCAACACCTCTGACACCAACCAGATGTGTGACGTCTTTGTCTACCAGAGAGCTGCCTTGATCATCTTCCCAATCTTTTACTGTCTGGTGTTCCTCATCAGTTTATGTGGCAACAGCCTTGTCCTGTATGTGACCTGTCAGAAGAAGCAGAAGTTCAACTCCACGTCTCTTTACCTGGTCAACCTGGCTGTGTCTGATGCATTGTTCACATTGGCACTGCCAGGGAGAGTCACTTACTACATCAGACAGTTTGACTGGCCCTTTGGGGATTTGCTCTGCAGGCTGGCTACTATGTTGTTCTTTTCAAACACATACtcag GAATTGCCTTCATGACATGTATCAGTCTAGACCGGTACCTGGCCATGGTCCACCCCCACCGGCTACAGTATCTACGGAGCGTCAAAGTGGTGCGAGGGGTCTGCTGCCTCGTCTGGCTACTGGTGTCTCTGGAAACCGCCCCCCTGCTCTTCCGTACCATGCTCCATGACCACAGAGGCCGACGAACCTGCATGGAGTACTTCACCTTTGAGGGTAGTCGCTCCACCCCTTATCTTCTCCTCCTGGCCTGTACTGTTTccttctgtctccccctactGGTCATCATTGTGTGTTACACCCGGATCAATCTCAAACTGAGTCGCACGGCCAAACAGAACCCGCTGACGGGCCGCTCGGGTCGTAGCCGCAGAGCCAACAatatcatcctcctcatcctcctcacctTCGTCCTGTGCTTCAGCCCCTACCACCTCAACATAATGCAGTTCATGCTGAGGAAGATGCTGGGCCAGCCCAAGTGTGACGAGATGCGGGCATTCAAGGTTTCCCTACAG GTGACTGTCTCCATGATGAACCTTAACTGTTGTCTGGACCCTGTCATCTACTTCTTTGCCATTAAGACGTACAAGCAGAGGGTGATGAGTCTGTTCAAGGGCTACCTTTCTACCCCTGCTCCTTTCTCCAAAACTGCCACagtcaacaacagcagcagcaacacctAA